CTTGTTATTGTAGGGTGGGCATTTGAATGCCCACCCTACACTAGTGAAATCAAAGTTAGAAACCGCATCTATACAAACAAAACCCGATAAGCTTAAGTTAAGGCTTTACTCTTTAAGTAAGCTGCCCAGATCCCCGACTTCTTCAAGAAGTCGGGGATCTAAATCCAGTTTACGATCGCACTTCAGCCACGGTGATAATTTTTTCATCGCGGTTGAGTTGGATGATGCTTTCACCTTTGACATCTCTACCTAAAATCGGCACGGTTTCCACAGGTATTCGTACCACCCGTTCTTTATTCGTCACTAAAGCTACCTCGCCAGATGCGTTGGCGTAGCCCGCCGTAGACATCGCAATGACCATACCAGCTAAATTATCAGTTTTGCTGGCAAATTTCATCGCTTGCGTCCCCAAATCGCCGCGATTAGCCGCTCTTAACTGACTTGCAGCCATCCGCTTGGCATATCCTTCTTGAGTAACTAGCAGCAGTTGGTCATCTTTACCAACAGTGACACAGCCAACCATTTGCTGATTTCTCAATAGTCGGAATGCTTGTAAACCCATTGCTGCGCGACCCATAACGGGTAATTGTTCATCATTGGCTGCAAAGCGCAACACTCGCCCACCGGAACTAGCTAAAATCAGATGCGCCCCTGGGGTGGTGAATTGGGTAAATGACAATTCATCATCGTCTTTGAGCTTCAAAATCGTAATTCCGCGCCGCGTTAAGTTTGTGAATTCTCCCAGAGACAGACGCTTAATTCTTCCCTGTTTTGTTAAGAGAATCATCTGCTGAGTTTCGAGATTGTCTGGTAGTACAAAGCGGCTGACCACAGCTTCTTGAGCGCCTTGAGCAGTATTACTAAGCATTGTAATCAAAGGTTTTCCCCGTGGAGAACGCCCAGTAGTTGGCGGGATTTCTCCCACATTCACAGGATAGACTTTGCCGCCACCGGTTAGGATTAGCAAGTCTTTTTGGGTGTCAGTCAACACGGTTTGGATAATGAAGTCATTATCATGCAAACCATTTTCAGCTTTTGACTTTCTGCCAGATGGTTGGCTGCGACGGACATAACCCCGTTGGGTAAATTCTAAAATTGCTTCCTCTGCTGGTTCAGAAGATTTCAGATTTTCCTCTTCCTCCTCTGCTCCTCTGCTCCTCTGTTCCTCTGCCTTAGACTTTTGTTCTTCTCCGATTTTTGTCCGCCGGGGATCGCTGTACTTGCGCTTGAGCGATCGCAATTCTTTTTTCAGCGCCTTGAGTAATTCGCGGCGATCGTTGAGTAATTGTTCTAGCAAACTAATTTGTTCGCTAACTTGCTCAAATTCTTGCTGCAAATTTTGCTGTTCTAAACTGGTGAGGCGGCGCAACGGCATCGCCAAAATTGCATCTCCTTGTACCTCACTCAAATCTAGTTGGCTACAAAGATTTATTTTTGCCGTACTTCCATCGGGAGCTTGCCGTAAAATTTCAATTACCCGATCCAAATTAGATAGGGCTTTGAGTAAACCTTCCACCAAATGCACGCGACTTTGAGCTTTCCCCAACTCGTAATTGTAGCGACGGTTTAGCGTCTCTTCCCGGAAAGTCAAAAACTCTTGCAACAATTGACGCAAACTTAACTGGCGGGGTTGTCCATTGACGATCGCTAACAGAATTGCCCCAAAGGTCATTTGCAAAGCAGTTTGGTGATACAAATGCTGGAGAACTTCTTGAGGATTGGTATCGCGTTTGAGTTCAATTACCACTCGCATCCCTTCGCGATCGCTCTCATCCCGAAGATCGGAAATCCCTTGCAAACGTCCTTGATTTACTAAGTCTGCTACCTTCTCAATCCAGGCGGCCTTATTCACTTGATAAGGCAATTCTGTAATAATAATGGCCGTCCGTCGCTTGCTTCCCCTACTGGCTGGAATTTCCTCCAGAGTTGCAACTCCCCGCAGCAGAATCCCACCTTTACCTGTGGTGTATGCTTCCCGAATTCCCGTCTCACCAATTATTTCTCCACCAGTGGGAAAGTCTGGCCCTGGAATTAGCTCGAATAACTTTTCATCTGCCAAATCTGGGTTGTCGATTAAAGCGATTAACCCATCCACAATTTCCCCCAAGTTGTGCGGTGGGACATTTGTCGCCATTCCCACAGCGATCCCAGAACAGCCATTGAGCAACAGAAAGGGCAATTGAGCGGGTAAAACCGTTGGTTCTTGCTGAGAATTATCGAAGTTCCCGACAAATTCCACCGTTTCTTCGCCGATTTCTGTCAGCATTCCCTCATGGCTGATGGGTGCGAGGCGCGTTTCTGTGTAACGCATCGCCGCCGGTGGGTCATTATCGACGCTACCAAAGTTACCATGTCCGGCTAGCAAGGGATAGCGGCTAGAAAAATCTTGCACCAGCCTAACTAAGGCATCGTAAACTGATTGGTCGCCGTGAGGATGGTATTTACCCAACACATCACCCACTACACGGGCACATTTTCGATAAGGTCTATCTGGTACTAAACCGAGTTCGTGCATTGCATACAAAATGCGGCGATGCACTGGTTTTAAGCCATCACGCACGTCTGGTAGCGCTCGCCCGACAATCACGCTCATGGCATATTCGAGATAAGACCGTTGCATCTCGGTATGCAGGGCTGTTGGAATTACCTGTCCCGTTGAGAGAAGGTTTAACTGTTTTGCCATGAGTTTTTTCCCTGAAATTTAACTACACAAAAGCCGGCGGAACTCAATATTGCAGCAACCACAGCATAACGGATGAAATGGGATTCCTAACAAAATATTGATAGTCATAGAAGAAAAAGCAGTAGTATCATCCTTGATGACAAAGATGTACATGCACTATTAAAAAGGAAACAGATAGCAAGTAACTGTTTTAATGGAATGATAATCTGCTGCACAATTAATTTGTATACACTTCATAGCCAGGATACTTGCCATGACTGCATTCTCTCATTTTTAATTTTGAATTGCCTAATCTCCTTACATCTACCTCTATTACTTAAATTCTCATGAAAACTGTTTTAATTGTCGAAGACGATCTAATTAATGCTCGCGTTTTTTCCAAGATTTTGTCCAAGCGCGGTGGCTTGGGAGTGAAACATACTGAAAATGTTGAAGAAGTAATAAAAATTGCCCAATCAGGAGAAGCCGACCTGATTTTGATGGATGTTTCTCTGTCTAGAAGTGTTTACCAAGGTAAATCTGTTGATGGAATCAAGATTACACAAATGTTGAAATCCGATCCAAAAACAGC
This Nostoc sp. KVJ3 DNA region includes the following protein-coding sequences:
- a CDS encoding response regulator translates to MKTVLIVEDDLINARVFSKILSKRGGLGVKHTENVEEVIKIAQSGEADLILMDVSLSRSVYQGKSVDGIKITQMLKSDPKTANLPIILVTAHAMEGDRENFLKQSGADGYISKPVVDHQQFVDQIIALLPPDDQS
- the gyrA gene encoding DNA gyrase subunit A encodes the protein MAKQLNLLSTGQVIPTALHTEMQRSYLEYAMSVIVGRALPDVRDGLKPVHRRILYAMHELGLVPDRPYRKCARVVGDVLGKYHPHGDQSVYDALVRLVQDFSSRYPLLAGHGNFGSVDNDPPAAMRYTETRLAPISHEGMLTEIGEETVEFVGNFDNSQQEPTVLPAQLPFLLLNGCSGIAVGMATNVPPHNLGEIVDGLIALIDNPDLADEKLFELIPGPDFPTGGEIIGETGIREAYTTGKGGILLRGVATLEEIPASRGSKRRTAIIITELPYQVNKAAWIEKVADLVNQGRLQGISDLRDESDREGMRVVIELKRDTNPQEVLQHLYHQTALQMTFGAILLAIVNGQPRQLSLRQLLQEFLTFREETLNRRYNYELGKAQSRVHLVEGLLKALSNLDRVIEILRQAPDGSTAKINLCSQLDLSEVQGDAILAMPLRRLTSLEQQNLQQEFEQVSEQISLLEQLLNDRRELLKALKKELRSLKRKYSDPRRTKIGEEQKSKAEEQRSRGAEEEEENLKSSEPAEEAILEFTQRGYVRRSQPSGRKSKAENGLHDNDFIIQTVLTDTQKDLLILTGGGKVYPVNVGEIPPTTGRSPRGKPLITMLSNTAQGAQEAVVSRFVLPDNLETQQMILLTKQGRIKRLSLGEFTNLTRRGITILKLKDDDELSFTQFTTPGAHLILASSGGRVLRFAANDEQLPVMGRAAMGLQAFRLLRNQQMVGCVTVGKDDQLLLVTQEGYAKRMAASQLRAANRGDLGTQAMKFASKTDNLAGMVIAMSTAGYANASGEVALVTNKERVVRIPVETVPILGRDVKGESIIQLNRDEKIITVAEVRS